CGGAGAGAGGACTTTTCCATCAGCTTCGCCCTTATCCACGGCTCGTCCTTCACGAGGAAGAAGCTCTCGTCACTGGCAGTTCTCAGCGAGGAGTACTCGAAGGCCGGTCTTCTAACCCTGACCTCAAGCTTCCCTGTCAGCGGGTTCTTCTTGAGGTCGGCCTTCCTCTCGACCACGAGCTTTTCGGCTATTCTCCTCTCGAACTCGTCCAGCTCGTCCCAGTCAACTATTCCAAGCTCGGTGAGGAGGTAGTGGAGGTGCTTCTCCGCTATGCGCTCGTTGTCGGTCTTGACCGGCATGTACTCGATGATGCCCTTCTCAAGCCTCTCGACGAGCTCATTGAAGTGCTCGCGGTAGTAGTAATCGAGGCCGTTCTTCCTCAAAACAACGCCGTTCAGGGCTTCCCTGTCGGCGCTCCTTCCAGCCCTCCCAAAGCGCTGGATGAGGGAGAACAGCCCGTCAGGGGGAATGCCGTAGTTTATCACGGCATCGAGGTCACCTATGTCTATCCCGAGTTCGAGGGCGTTCGTAGTCAGGAGGGCAAGCAATTTCCCATCCCTGAAGTCCCTCTCAACTTCCCATCGGACGTTCTTCGGCAGGGTGCCCTTGTAGGTGGTCACCTTTGAAAAGACCGGAGAGTTGAGGAGGAAGCGTAGGGTCTTCTCGGTGCCCTTCCTGCTGTCGAAAAAGACGAGGGTCTTTATCCTCTTACTCACGAGCCTCTCGATTACGGCCCTTAGGAGCTGTTTATCGCCAAGGTTCTTCGGCTCAAAGAGAACGAGATACCTCCGCGGGAACGGATTGGTTGCATGGGTTATTGGCTCAAACTCCGTTCTAAAGAGCTTCTCCGCGAACTCCTTTGGGTTCCTCAGCGTGGCGGAGAGGGCTATTATCTGCGGCTTCACTCCAAGGCGCTTGAGCCTGAAGGACAGACGCCTGAAGAGCCACGCGGCATTGCTCCCAAAGACCCCGCGGTAGACGTGGAGCTCATCGACGACGAGGTATCGAAGGTTCCTGAGGAGCCACTCGTACTCTCTCCATCTTCGTAGGATGTTGTAGTGGAGCATGTCCGGGGTAGTGAAGACCACCCTCGGCCTCTCGCGGAGGAGCCTTCTTCTCTCTTCCCAAGGGACGTCCCCCGTTAGAATCTTCGCAGGTACGAGCTTTCCAGTTATGCGGTAGAATGAAAGGTTCGCCCTCTGGAACTTCTCGAGCTGGTTGTTTATGAGCGCCCGCGTGGGGTAAACGAGGAGGTAGGTCTTCCGCGGATCTAGGAGGTAGGAGTCGAAGATAGCCAGGCGGAAGATTTCGCTCTTCCCGCTGGCCGTTGGCGTTGTAACGACGATATTTTTTCCAGCGTAGAGCTTTTCCAGGGCCTCAACCTGGTGACGGTAGAGAGAAAAGCCCAGCTCCTCAACGAGGGCGTTTATTTCTGGGTTTTTGAACGCGAATTCTCCAAACTCACCTTCTCTCGGAGGAAAAACGTGGACTCTCGCGATCTCTGACTTCAGGGGTTTGAGGACTTCAAAGAGGGACATGGGTTAGAATTGGAACCGCGGTTAAAAAATAAAGCGGTCGGGAAGTCACCCCTCAAAGAGCCACAGGACGGCATCTGGGAACCTCTTGCCCCAGTAGTACTCGTTGTGCTGGGCGCCCTCGTCTATCACGACCTTGAGGTTCACTCCTTCAACATAGCCCTTCTCCTTCAGGATGCTCACCATCTCCTCGTTGCTCCTGGAGAACGCTCCTGGATCGCTCCCCTCCATAGTGCCCCAGTCGATGTAGATTTTCTCGGGCCCTTTCTCTGCGTTCCTGACGAAGTCGTATATCTCAGGATTGAACCAGAACGCCGAGCTCATGGCTCCAACGTAGCGGAAGACCTCCGGATATGCAAAGCCTGCATAGACTGCCATCAGCCCGCCGAGGGAAGAGCCCATTATTCCCGTTTCGTTGGGAACTGTGCGGTAGTGGGAGTCTATGTAGGGCTTTAGCGTCTCGACTATGAAGCGCACCATGGCGTCGCCCTCGCCGCCCCTTCCGTACTCCTCGTTCACCCAGGGGGCATACTCGTCTATCCTTTTGTCCCCACCGTTGTCGATTCCAACCACTATTATCGAGAATCCCCTCTCGGTGTAGAGCTTTTCAAGGGCCTCGTCAACACCCCACTCGCCCGCGAAGGAAGTTGCGCTGTCGAAGAGGTTCTGCCCGTCGAACATGTAGAGGACTGGATAGCTCCTGTTGGTAGTCCCGTAGTCCGGGGGCAGGTAGATCCATATCCTCCTCGTCCGGTTGAGCTGGGGGATGACCATCTTGAAGGTCGTTACGTTGCCCGTTATCGTGTGTTCGCCCACTCCGACCTCCTCGACGTAGTCGCGCCAGTGGTAAACGGTGAACTCGTAAGTCCCGCTATCTTTGAATACAAACTGCCTGTTGGGGATTTCCTCCCCGTTTGGGCCTTTTTCAACGGTCTCCCACGAGCCACGGGTGAACTTAAACTCGATGACCTTTCCGTAGGGGAACGTCAGGTTTATTGCCCACCTGCCGTCGGGGAGCTTCGTGAGCCTGTAGTTTTCGTCTCCTGGGTTCCAGCCGTTGAAGTCGCCCGCTATGTAAACTGCATCGTCTTCGGGGGTGTAACCTGGAACCGAGACGATGAAGGTAACTGTTATCTCCCTGGATTCTGTTTTTGTTGATGTGCCCCTGGGTGTGGTAGATGTTTCGGAAGAGGAAGAACTGGTAGTTTGAGATTGTGTTGAGGATGTTTGACTGGTTTGGTCACCCTGAGTTATGTCAGATCCAGCCCCTTTTTCGGCGGAAGAGGTTGGTGGGCCCTGAGAGCCTGTTTGTGCTGTACTTGAGTTCTGGCCTACGCATCCGGCTGAAGCTACCATGAGCAGAAAAATCAGAAGGAAGCCTGCAACTTTCATGCTCATTTGATCACCTGAAAGGGTTGCCTGCGTAGGTTTTATCTTTTTCCACTGCTCCCCTCTAACGGCGGTTCGGGAAGTTTTGAGGCAGTGTAAAAACAGAGCGTCAATAAAACTAAACTCGACAATTACGCAATATTTTTATACATCAAAGTACAAATTTGTTGTGACGACTTTTTCAGGTGTCTGCCAATGGTAGTGAAGAGGGAAATGACCCGGAAGTTTTTGGAGGATGCTTTCGCAGGCGAAAGCATGGCCCACATGAGGTACCTTATCTTCGCCGAGCAGGCCGAGAGGGAAGGACTTCACAACATAGCCAAGCTCTTCAGGGCTATAGCTCATGCCGAGTTCGTCCACGCTAAGAACCACTTCATAGCCCTCGGCAAGCTTGGGAAGACTCCCGAGAACCTGCAGATGGGAATAGAGGGCGAGACCTTCGAGGTAGAGGAGATGTATCCTGTTTACAAGAACTCCGCCGAGTTCCAGGAGGAGAAGGACGCGGTGAGGACGACCCACTACGCCCTTGAGGCTGAGAAGATACACGCAGAGCTCTACAAGAAGGCCAAGGAGAAGGCCGAGAAGGGAGAGGACATCGAGATAAAGAGGGTCTACATCTGCCCGGTCTGCGGCTACACGGCCGTTGATGAGGCCCCCGAGTACTGCCCCGTCTGCGGCGCCCCGAGGGACAAGTTCGTGGTGTTCGAGTGAATCTTTCGATTTTCCTTTTCACAGGTTTGAGACGCAAACCTTATAAGGTATGACTAATAACATTAAAGCGGTGAAAGAAAATGGCGAAGTGGAAGTGCATAGTCTGTGGATACATCTACGATGAGGATGAGGGCGACCCCGACAGCGGGATAGCCCCGGGAACCAAGTTCGAAGACCTTCCGGATGACTGGGTCTGCCCGCTCTGTGGCGCTCCCAAGGATATGTTTGAGAAGATTGAGTGAGGTGATGGAAGATGCTTAGCCAGACCATAAAGAGTGGAGACTGGAAGGGTGAGAAGCACGTCCCCGTTATAGAGTACGAGAAGGAGGGCGACCTCGTCAAGGTCGAGGTCTCTGTTGGAAAGGAGATACCGCACCCGAACACCCCCGAGCACCACATAGCTTGGATACAGCTCTGGTTCCACCCGGAGGATGGAGCCTTCCCGATACTCGTCGGTAAGGTTGAGTTCAGCAACCACACCGACCCGCTCACCGAGCCGAGGGCGGTATTCTTCTTCAGGACACAGAAGAAGGGCAAGCTCTACGCGCTCAGCTACTGCAACATCCACGGCCTCTGGGAGAACGAGGTCACACTTGAGTGATCTTTTCCGTTTTTATCTTTATCCATGTCTTGGAATCTGGAAGGTTACGTTCTCACCTTCAAAGGATACAACGACAGTACTGGCATTTTTCGGTGCCAAAAACGTCTTCTTTATCGAAACAACACCGTGAGTGTAAAACAGGTTTTCTAGTACTCCCTTTATCTCCTGAATCTGATAATCTGGGGAATATATTTCTCGTCCATCAACGTAGATTTTAACGTTGCATGGATGTCTTGAATCCACGAGAAGAAGGCTTCCGTCTGGTCTAGGTTTGTATTTCACGTCTCCACACGTTCTAGGGACATACACAAGCTCAAGTTCTATGCCATGGTCATAAAAGTTTCCATAGAGTGCAACTTTTTGATCTTTCTTTATGATCTCAAAGTCGTAATCGGGCTTGATGAAATAATAGAGCGTTCCTCCAAGCACCAGCGTGACGAGGGCTATTCCTGCTATTTTTTTCAGTGAGACAAAGGGTAAACCCTCGGTTCTAGTGCCTACCAGGGGAACTTTCCAGAGGCTGAAGAACTCAACGAGCTTCCCTATGTTGTATAGGGGGATTCCGATAAGTAGGGGGAGCAGAAGAGCGCCGATGAGAGCCAAGTTACCCGCAAGGTTGAAATTGAGTTCCCCAGTTTCTTCGGCAAAAAGGCCCATTCTGATCCGATAGAGAACGGCGGAGGCTACTATGAAGGGGTAAAGCACCAAGAGTGATAAGACGAGAGTTTTGAACCCCAAGACCGGCGAGAGTTCCATACGATACACCAGCATATTGAGCACCAAGGCACCTGCGGCTATCAAAGCAGTCTCCCCCACGAAGAGTAGCAATGGTCTTGAGTCAACATCAATGCTCCAGAAGTACAGCCCAGCGGCGTACAGGAGCCCTCCAACGATAAAAATCGGGAGGCCTATTACCCCAAAAAGACCGCTTATCATTGTTATAACAGTCCCGATAAGCATGAACTCCTTTCCGTTTAATAGAACTGTTCGACCCTCGCCCACTTCAACACCCATGGCATATTTTAACGCCAAGTATTTAAGCTTTTTTTAAATTTATGTCGAAAACTACAGAGCTATCAAATGAAAAAGCTTAGTTCTTTAAGAGAATTGACCAGAACTGCCCAGGAAGGCTTATAACTGTTCAAACAAAATCCCACTTAGGTGGGAGGAAAATGAAAGTTTACATGCCCGACCGTGAGTGGCCCGAACACTACAGGGCCGTTCTGGAGGAGCTTGCAAAGATAACTGACCCAATAACCGGGGGAGACATCCTCGACTCGGGTGTCGTCGCCGGCTTGGAGGTCACGGAAGATACTCTCAAGGTCTGGCTCAACTTCGAGAGCCACGCCGAGTACAATATAACAGGCGAGAGCGCCATAGCGTATTCTAAGATAATCGGCGACATAATGGAGCGCTTTGCCCTAGTCAAGTTTGAGAACGTCTACGTCTATGACCTCAAGAACAACCCCGTTGGGGTCTTCGAGAACAGGGGAAGGTACAGGGCCGAAGACCTTGAGGGCGATTGAATAAGCTCCTTAGAGTTTTCAAAGGCTTGGGTATAGTGTGCCATATACTATGAAGAAAAATGATGAAAACGGCCCTTACACCTCAAAAATTTCTGCGAACCCTAATGTACATCTCAGGACACATGCACACTTTAGGTAAAATTTATATCCCCCCCGTTCAAACAACCATCGAGGTGTTCCCAATGGCTGAAGGATATAGAGAGTACAGAGACAAGGTTCTTGGCTTTATTGAAGACCACGAGAACTGGAGGAAGCACACGATAAACCTCATCGCGAGCGAAAACGTGACTTCTCCGAGCGTTACCAGGGCCGTTGCCTCAGGTTTTATGCACAAGTACGCCGAGGGCTGGCCGAAGCAGAGGTACTATCAGGGCTGCAAGTACGTTGACGAGGTTGAGCTCATCGGTGTTGAGCTCTTCACCAAGCTCTTCGGAAGCGACTTCGCCGACCTGAGACCGATTTCTGGAACAAACGCCAACCAGGCGGTCTTCTTCGGGCTCACCCAGCCGGGCGACAAGGCGATAGTTCTTCACACCAGCCACGGCGGACACATAAGCCACATGCCCTTCGGTGCCGCCGGAATGAGGGGTCTTGAAGTCCACACCTGGCCCTTCGACAACGAGGAGTTCAACATCGATGTCGACAAGGCCGAGAAGCTCATCCGCGAGGTCGAACCCAAGATAGTCGTCTTCGGCGGTTCGCTCTTCCCGTTCCCGCACCCTGTCAAGGAGCTCGCTCCGGTCGCCAAAGAGGTTGGCGCCTACGTCATGTACGACGGTGCCCACGTCCTCGGTCTCATAGCTGGAAAGCAGTTCCAGGACCCGCTCCGCGAGGGAGCCG
This sequence is a window from Thermococcus kodakarensis KOD1. Protein-coding genes within it:
- a CDS encoding DEAD/DEAH box helicase; translated protein: MSLFEVLKPLKSEIARVHVFPPREGEFGEFAFKNPEINALVEELGFSLYRHQVEALEKLYAGKNIVVTTPTASGKSEIFRLAIFDSYLLDPRKTYLLVYPTRALINNQLEKFQRANLSFYRITGKLVPAKILTGDVPWEERRRLLRERPRVVFTTPDMLHYNILRRWREYEWLLRNLRYLVVDELHVYRGVFGSNAAWLFRRLSFRLKRLGVKPQIIALSATLRNPKEFAEKLFRTEFEPITHATNPFPRRYLVLFEPKNLGDKQLLRAVIERLVSKRIKTLVFFDSRKGTEKTLRFLLNSPVFSKVTTYKGTLPKNVRWEVERDFRDGKLLALLTTNALELGIDIGDLDAVINYGIPPDGLFSLIQRFGRAGRSADREALNGVVLRKNGLDYYYREHFNELVERLEKGIIEYMPVKTDNERIAEKHLHYLLTELGIVDWDELDEFERRIAEKLVVERKADLKKNPLTGKLEVRVRRPAFEYSSLRTASDESFFLVKDEPWIRAKLMEKSSLRELLNFINWLKMKGHIIEEVDEDEYHRSLLPGMAYFSRGELYMAMERLSIGKFHFVFAKQLNRLWDVETFARKLEEVEILEERAKKAYKGVEIGLGRLRVRHVYTGFAVKGLDTGNYVEELVRLKEAGILKGEISSPATGERVETEEDFSILNWEKFAKVEFEEPYVREFETEGIWLVFPEEIRELTEEEFREFFGRATEKGFEDLAFQIYESLDRRKLFPLYLGATSFIIRKAIGDALQKAGIQNEELAFAVKKMVDSKDGIGSALHAIEHNMIKIAPIFTYVDSRELGGYSYESFPGTPYFGKPVVFIYDGNEGGAGLAGIIYENAEKLMEKSLEHLKSCKCQDGCPVCVLSPKCGTFNEFLDKWAAIKVWERILKGNKADAQDPF
- a CDS encoding alpha/beta hydrolase-fold protein, with protein sequence MSMKVAGFLLIFLLMVASAGCVGQNSSTAQTGSQGPPTSSAEKGAGSDITQGDQTSQTSSTQSQTTSSSSSETSTTPRGTSTKTESREITVTFIVSVPGYTPEDDAVYIAGDFNGWNPGDENYRLTKLPDGRWAINLTFPYGKVIEFKFTRGSWETVEKGPNGEEIPNRQFVFKDSGTYEFTVYHWRDYVEEVGVGEHTITGNVTTFKMVIPQLNRTRRIWIYLPPDYGTTNRSYPVLYMFDGQNLFDSATSFAGEWGVDEALEKLYTERGFSIIVVGIDNGGDKRIDEYAPWVNEEYGRGGEGDAMVRFIVETLKPYIDSHYRTVPNETGIMGSSLGGLMAVYAGFAYPEVFRYVGAMSSAFWFNPEIYDFVRNAEKGPEKIYIDWGTMEGSDPGAFSRSNEEMVSILKEKGYVEGVNLKVVIDEGAQHNEYYWGKRFPDAVLWLFEG
- a CDS encoding rubrerythrin family protein, translating into MVVKREMTRKFLEDAFAGESMAHMRYLIFAEQAEREGLHNIAKLFRAIAHAEFVHAKNHFIALGKLGKTPENLQMGIEGETFEVEEMYPVYKNSAEFQEEKDAVRTTHYALEAEKIHAELYKKAKEKAEKGEDIEIKRVYICPVCGYTAVDEAPEYCPVCGAPRDKFVVFE
- the rd gene encoding rubredoxin; this encodes MAKWKCIVCGYIYDEDEGDPDSGIAPGTKFEDLPDDWVCPLCGAPKDMFEKIE
- a CDS encoding class II SORL domain-containing protein, with translation MLSQTIKSGDWKGEKHVPVIEYEKEGDLVKVEVSVGKEIPHPNTPEHHIAWIQLWFHPEDGAFPILVGKVEFSNHTDPLTEPRAVFFFRTQKKGKLYALSYCNIHGLWENEVTLE
- a CDS encoding iron-sulfur cluster assembly protein — translated: MKVYMPDREWPEHYRAVLEELAKITDPITGGDILDSGVVAGLEVTEDTLKVWLNFESHAEYNITGESAIAYSKIIGDIMERFALVKFENVYVYDLKNNPVGVFENRGRYRAEDLEGD
- the glyA gene encoding serine hydroxymethyltransferase, whose product is MAEGYREYRDKVLGFIEDHENWRKHTINLIASENVTSPSVTRAVASGFMHKYAEGWPKQRYYQGCKYVDEVELIGVELFTKLFGSDFADLRPISGTNANQAVFFGLTQPGDKAIVLHTSHGGHISHMPFGAAGMRGLEVHTWPFDNEEFNIDVDKAEKLIREVEPKIVVFGGSLFPFPHPVKELAPVAKEVGAYVMYDGAHVLGLIAGKQFQDPLREGADIITASTHKTFPGPQGGVIIYKRFGETEEIAKLQWAIFPGVLSNHHLHHMAGKVITAAEMLEYGEKYAAQIVKNAKALAEALAEEGFKVIGEDKGYTESHQVIVDVSDLHPAAGGWAAPLLEEAGIILNKNLLPWDPLEKVNEPSGLRIGVQEMTRVGMMEDEMKEIARFIRRVLIDKEDPAKVRRDVYGFRAEYQKVYYSFDHGLPLRLRE